One stretch of Amycolatopsis tolypomycina DNA includes these proteins:
- a CDS encoding AMP-binding protein, translating into MRDDVVEASAVVEHSPDVVWQIVGSPEWYSRFVPEISWCEIQEPAARGRGPKGVIRIVPARGPMLETQMQAVVYRPGEHVVWCGVPDEGTWVSLELRPLAGGRTELFVRMMLPPAHVDLVSSIKKDVRALGRRLDLHLAGEHDPETDGETNKATKLRTTSILLRAGVLSAGRPDKLARQLNSLAQWGATVAGGYQAAAARVPDELALHDERSVRTFRQVQERSDRLANALSELGVVERDRIALMCRNHSAMIESFVAASKLGADVILLNTGLSAASVKDVIAEHQPSAVLADDEFAQTIANVPGDFARISTWPDADAGYPTVDELIHAAPADRPKPVERPGRLIVLTSGTTGTPKGARRPTPKGLGTAAAILDRIPLRAGDRLLVAAPLFHTWGLAAMQIGMALRASLALIRKFDAEETLRTIAEQKCDALFAVPIMLQRIMDLPERVRARYDLSSLRIVASSGSALSGSFVTQFMDTFGDILYNFYGSTEVSWASIADPADLRAAPTTAGRCPLGTRLAILDEDRKPAPPGGEGQIFVGNDMLFEGYTSGTDPARAADMMASGDVGYLDAAGRLFVTGRADEMIVSGGENVFPRPVEEALVALPGVHDAAVVGVADAEWGQRLAAYVVPRRGASLHAEDIRQYIHHRLARFAVPRDVYFVPDLPRNATGKILKRLLHDDTWPATSEY; encoded by the coding sequence ATGCGTGACGATGTGGTCGAGGCGAGTGCGGTGGTCGAGCACTCCCCCGATGTGGTGTGGCAGATCGTCGGATCGCCGGAGTGGTACTCGCGGTTCGTGCCGGAGATCAGCTGGTGCGAGATCCAGGAGCCGGCCGCCCGCGGGCGCGGCCCGAAGGGCGTCATCCGGATCGTCCCCGCGCGGGGACCGATGCTCGAAACGCAGATGCAGGCCGTCGTCTACCGGCCGGGCGAGCACGTCGTGTGGTGCGGCGTCCCGGACGAGGGCACCTGGGTCTCCCTGGAGCTCAGACCGCTGGCCGGTGGCCGGACCGAGCTGTTCGTGCGGATGATGCTGCCGCCGGCGCACGTCGACCTGGTGTCGTCGATCAAGAAGGACGTCCGCGCGCTCGGCCGTCGCCTCGACCTGCACCTGGCCGGCGAGCACGACCCGGAAACCGACGGCGAGACCAACAAGGCCACCAAGCTGCGCACCACGAGCATCCTGCTGCGCGCCGGCGTGCTCAGCGCCGGCCGGCCGGACAAGCTCGCGCGCCAGCTGAACTCCCTCGCGCAGTGGGGCGCCACGGTCGCGGGCGGCTACCAGGCCGCGGCGGCCCGCGTCCCGGACGAGCTCGCCCTGCACGACGAGCGCAGCGTCCGCACCTTCCGCCAGGTCCAGGAGCGCAGCGACCGGCTCGCCAACGCGCTCAGCGAGCTCGGCGTCGTCGAGCGCGACCGGATCGCGCTGATGTGCCGCAACCACTCCGCGATGATCGAGTCGTTCGTCGCGGCCAGCAAGCTCGGCGCCGACGTCATCCTCCTGAACACCGGCCTGTCCGCCGCCTCGGTCAAGGACGTCATCGCCGAGCACCAGCCGTCCGCCGTGCTCGCCGACGACGAGTTCGCGCAGACCATCGCGAACGTGCCGGGCGACTTCGCCCGGATCAGCACCTGGCCGGACGCCGACGCCGGCTACCCCACGGTCGACGAGCTGATCCACGCCGCGCCCGCCGACCGCCCGAAGCCGGTCGAGCGGCCAGGCCGGCTGATCGTGCTCACCTCCGGCACCACCGGGACGCCGAAGGGCGCGCGCCGCCCGACACCGAAGGGACTCGGCACCGCCGCGGCGATCCTCGACCGGATCCCGCTGCGCGCCGGCGACCGGCTGCTCGTGGCCGCGCCGCTGTTCCACACCTGGGGCCTCGCCGCGATGCAGATCGGCATGGCGCTGCGGGCGTCGCTGGCGCTGATCCGCAAGTTCGACGCCGAAGAGACGTTGCGGACGATCGCCGAGCAGAAGTGCGACGCGCTGTTCGCGGTGCCGATCATGCTGCAGCGCATCATGGACCTGCCCGAGCGGGTCCGCGCGCGCTACGACCTGTCCTCGCTGCGGATCGTGGCCAGCAGCGGCTCGGCGTTGTCCGGCTCGTTCGTCACGCAGTTCATGGACACTTTCGGCGACATCCTCTACAACTTCTACGGCTCGACCGAGGTGTCCTGGGCGAGCATCGCCGACCCGGCCGACCTGCGCGCGGCGCCGACGACGGCGGGCCGCTGCCCGCTCGGCACGCGGCTGGCGATCCTGGACGAGGACCGCAAGCCGGCGCCGCCGGGCGGCGAGGGCCAGATCTTCGTCGGCAACGACATGCTGTTCGAGGGCTACACGAGCGGCACCGACCCGGCCCGCGCGGCGGACATGATGGCCAGCGGCGACGTCGGCTACCTCGACGCGGCGGGCCGGCTGTTCGTCACCGGCCGCGCCGACGAGATGATCGTCTCCGGCGGCGAGAACGTGTTCCCGCGCCCGGTCGAAGAGGCGCTGGTGGCGCTGCCGGGCGTGCACGACGCGGCGGTGGTCGGCGTCGCGGACGCGGAGTGGGGCCAGCGCCTGGCCGCGTACGTCGTCCCCCGGCGGGGCGCGTCCCTGCACGCGGAGGACATCCGGCAGTACATCCACCACCGCCTGGCCCGGTTCGCGGTGCCGCGTGACGTGTACTTCGTGCCCGACCTGCCGCGCAACGCGACGGGCAAGATCCTCAAGCGCCTCCTGCACGACGACACCTGGCCGGCGACCAGCGAATACTGA
- a CDS encoding GyrI-like domain-containing protein, producing MTPYDIKKDLKQLYAPKNTGWALLDVPEQQFLAIDGRGNPNTAESYKKAVEALYTFAYTIKMAAKQRGEDFVVGPLEGLWWAEDYTAFTVRAKDSWQWTMLIAQPEWIGEDAVEEARETVRRKKKLDAPVRLEKLHEGRCAQALHVGSYDDEGPLLARLHDEFLPAQGLKPTGLHHEVYLGDPRRVEPAKLRTVLRQPVG from the coding sequence GTGACGCCGTACGACATCAAGAAGGACCTCAAGCAGCTCTACGCGCCCAAGAACACCGGCTGGGCGCTGCTCGACGTCCCCGAACAGCAGTTCCTCGCGATCGACGGCCGGGGCAACCCGAACACGGCGGAGAGCTACAAGAAGGCCGTCGAAGCGCTCTACACCTTCGCCTACACGATCAAGATGGCGGCGAAGCAGCGCGGCGAGGACTTCGTCGTGGGTCCGCTCGAAGGCCTGTGGTGGGCCGAGGACTACACCGCGTTCACCGTGCGCGCCAAGGACTCCTGGCAGTGGACGATGCTCATCGCGCAACCGGAGTGGATCGGCGAGGACGCCGTCGAGGAGGCCCGGGAAACGGTGCGGCGCAAGAAGAAGCTCGACGCGCCGGTCCGGCTCGAGAAGCTGCACGAAGGCCGGTGCGCGCAGGCGCTCCACGTCGGCTCCTACGACGACGAAGGCCCGCTGCTGGCCCGCCTGCACGACGAGTTCCTGCCGGCACAGGGCCTGAAGCCGACCGGCCTGCACCACGAGGTGTACCTCGGCGACCCCCGGCGCGTCGAACCCGCGAAGCTGCGGACGGTGCTGCGGCAGCCGGTCGGCTGA
- a CDS encoding PadR family transcriptional regulator, which produces MLTDAELTVLGLVAERPRHGYELDEVVSERGMRDWTALGFSSIYYVLGKLRDKGLVAEVEGERAHPKAKKTFTATEAGRKACAAAAEAAIAELRPVHPPVLVGLANSPAVPPERLAAALAKRAEAVQDRLAEVRRAATAQEHAPPFVRAIFDYSLAQLDAEARWLEGML; this is translated from the coding sequence GTGCTGACCGACGCGGAACTGACGGTGCTCGGCCTGGTGGCCGAACGCCCGAGGCACGGCTACGAGCTGGACGAAGTGGTCTCGGAGCGCGGCATGCGCGACTGGACGGCGCTCGGCTTCAGCTCGATCTACTACGTCCTGGGCAAACTCCGCGACAAAGGCCTGGTCGCCGAGGTCGAAGGCGAACGCGCGCACCCCAAGGCCAAGAAGACGTTCACGGCCACCGAAGCGGGGCGGAAGGCGTGCGCGGCCGCCGCCGAAGCCGCCATCGCCGAGCTGCGTCCGGTGCACCCGCCGGTGCTCGTCGGCTTGGCCAACAGCCCGGCCGTCCCGCCCGAACGGCTCGCGGCCGCGCTCGCCAAGCGCGCGGAAGCCGTGCAGGACCGGCTGGCCGAGGTCCGGCGCGCCGCGACCGCCCAGGAGCACGCGCCGCCGTTCGTCCGGGCGATCTTCGACTACTCCCTCGCGCAACTCGACGCGGAAGCCCGCTGGCTGGAAGGAATGTTGTGA
- a CDS encoding SWIM zinc finger family protein: MTAVPWTADRVAGLAPDPASEKAGRALATPAKWSGAGASEDAVWGFCQGSGKKPYQTCVELAEPAFRCSCPSRKFPCKHALGLLMLWAAGRVDAAEPPEWVHTWLAERADRARRAEKRAEAAGPKDEEAAARRASERAARVESGVAELKVWLTDRIGAGFAGFERTGGEELRTVAARMVDAQASGLAGGLRRAAGIVGRRDWPEALLAELSQLYLLADAATRTESLPPALAETVRTRLGFSVETARVLESGERVADEWLITGAADEENDRLLTRRTWLRGLATGRDALVLSFAPPGRPLDTSLPPGHRLTAELAFYPGAAPLRALVAERGIPLPAPTAEGGSIADALAAYAQAMAADPWLERWPVLLSAVTPAEHAGGWCLSEKDGTALPLVPTAFPWSLLALSAGRPLTVAAEWSPAGLRPLTCWHENRAVRL, encoded by the coding sequence GTGACGGCAGTGCCGTGGACCGCGGATCGCGTGGCCGGGCTGGCGCCGGATCCCGCTTCGGAGAAGGCGGGCCGGGCGCTCGCCACGCCGGCGAAGTGGTCGGGCGCGGGTGCGTCCGAAGACGCCGTGTGGGGCTTCTGCCAAGGCAGTGGCAAGAAGCCGTACCAGACGTGCGTCGAGCTCGCCGAGCCCGCGTTCCGGTGTTCCTGTCCCAGTCGGAAGTTCCCGTGCAAGCACGCACTGGGGCTGCTGATGCTGTGGGCGGCCGGGCGGGTCGACGCCGCGGAACCACCCGAGTGGGTGCACACGTGGCTGGCCGAACGCGCCGACCGCGCGCGGCGGGCGGAGAAGCGGGCCGAGGCGGCAGGGCCGAAGGACGAGGAAGCGGCCGCCCGGCGCGCTTCCGAGCGGGCGGCCCGTGTCGAGAGCGGCGTCGCGGAGCTGAAGGTCTGGCTCACCGACCGCATCGGCGCCGGGTTCGCGGGCTTCGAGCGCACCGGCGGCGAAGAGCTGCGCACGGTCGCGGCGCGGATGGTCGACGCGCAGGCGTCCGGCCTCGCGGGCGGCCTGCGCCGGGCGGCGGGGATCGTCGGCAGGCGCGACTGGCCGGAGGCGTTGCTGGCCGAGCTGTCCCAGTTGTACCTGCTCGCCGACGCGGCCACGCGAACGGAGTCACTGCCGCCGGCGCTGGCGGAGACGGTCCGCACGCGGCTCGGGTTCTCGGTGGAGACGGCGCGGGTCCTGGAGAGCGGCGAGCGCGTCGCGGACGAGTGGCTGATCACGGGCGCGGCGGACGAGGAGAACGACCGGTTGCTGACCCGCCGCACGTGGTTGCGCGGCCTCGCCACGGGCCGCGACGCGCTGGTGCTGTCGTTCGCGCCACCGGGCCGTCCCCTCGACACCTCCTTGCCACCGGGCCACCGGCTCACCGCGGAGCTGGCGTTCTACCCGGGCGCGGCACCGCTGCGGGCGTTGGTGGCCGAGCGCGGGATCCCGTTGCCTGCCCCCACGGCCGAAGGCGGCTCGATCGCGGACGCACTGGCGGCGTACGCGCAGGCCATGGCGGCGGACCCGTGGCTGGAGCGCTGGCCGGTGCTGCTGTCGGCGGTGACCCCGGCCGAGCACGCGGGCGGCTGGTGTCTGTCCGAAAAGGACGGAACAGCGCTGCCACTGGTGCCGACGGCGTTCCCGTGGTCGTTGCTGGCCCTGTCGGCGGGCCGCCCGCTGACGGTGGCGGCCGAGTGGAGCCCGGCGGGGCTGCGGCCGCTGACGTGCTGGCACGAGAACCGGGCGGTGCGGCTGTGA
- a CDS encoding DUF5691 domain-containing protein: MKAWEDLVGTALLGTRRRTLDPAAQPPAVQALVAGRRDPAEQLLAAAAVLATYRRAGRPPLRDVRPLPVAAEDERPFVPPLARERLGRLLAASHPDLLLEWLGIVAGTGYRVPPETLPLLAEAARTKAALRSPLAAVAGPTGAWLGRRNPDWAFLAAPAEEQADVWQYGSLAQRRRWLAAKLAEEPDAAREALAASWKSEPADVRADFLGVLAGHVRAADEAFLEAALTDRAAGVREQAADLLGRLPGTRYGRGMAERLKPLVHRRNRVLTVTLPQGERGDGTVRLRTLVAAAPLSFWTEFGPPAEVVRMTVEGCPAAVLRDSWATAALRQRDETWAQALIGADPGGRATPPLLGVLSPASQAATVGHLISRLPVESFARLVHELPRPWTKELGTALLDWIARQDDHRLVSHAAVVIARAVPAECLRHPLATTRLTMDAGPWRRALTETLNFRREMYEELA; this comes from the coding sequence GTGAAAGCCTGGGAAGATCTCGTCGGCACCGCCCTGCTCGGCACCCGGCGGCGCACCCTGGACCCCGCCGCCCAGCCACCGGCCGTCCAGGCGCTCGTCGCCGGCCGCCGGGATCCCGCCGAGCAGCTGCTCGCGGCCGCGGCCGTGCTCGCCACCTACCGCCGGGCGGGCCGGCCGCCGCTGCGGGACGTCCGGCCGCTTCCGGTGGCCGCCGAAGACGAGCGTCCCTTCGTTCCCCCGCTCGCGCGGGAACGGCTCGGGCGCCTCCTCGCCGCCAGCCATCCCGACCTCCTGCTCGAATGGCTCGGCATCGTCGCCGGCACCGGCTACCGGGTCCCGCCGGAGACCCTGCCGCTGCTCGCCGAGGCCGCCCGCACCAAAGCCGCGCTGCGGAGCCCGCTGGCCGCCGTCGCCGGGCCGACCGGCGCCTGGCTGGGCCGGCGCAACCCCGACTGGGCCTTCCTCGCGGCACCCGCCGAAGAGCAGGCCGACGTCTGGCAGTACGGCAGCCTCGCCCAGCGTCGCCGCTGGCTGGCGGCCAAGCTCGCCGAAGAACCCGACGCCGCGCGGGAAGCCCTCGCCGCTTCCTGGAAGAGCGAGCCGGCCGACGTCCGGGCCGACTTCCTCGGCGTACTCGCCGGGCACGTCCGAGCCGCCGACGAAGCCTTCCTCGAAGCCGCGCTGACCGACCGCGCGGCCGGCGTCCGGGAACAGGCCGCCGACCTGCTCGGCCGGCTGCCCGGCACGCGCTACGGCCGCGGCATGGCCGAACGGCTCAAGCCGCTGGTCCACCGCCGGAACCGGGTCCTCACCGTCACGCTCCCCCAGGGCGAACGCGGCGACGGCACCGTCCGGCTGCGCACCCTCGTCGCGGCCGCTCCGCTGTCCTTCTGGACCGAGTTCGGCCCACCCGCCGAGGTCGTGCGGATGACCGTCGAAGGCTGCCCGGCCGCCGTGCTGCGCGACTCCTGGGCCACCGCCGCCCTGCGGCAGCGCGACGAAACCTGGGCGCAGGCGCTCATCGGCGCCGACCCCGGCGGGCGCGCCACGCCGCCGCTGCTCGGCGTGCTGAGCCCGGCGAGCCAGGCCGCCACCGTCGGGCACCTGATCAGCAGGCTGCCCGTCGAATCGTTCGCACGCCTGGTGCACGAACTGCCCCGGCCGTGGACGAAGGAGCTCGGCACCGCGCTGCTCGACTGGATCGCCCGCCAGGACGACCATCGCCTGGTCTCGCACGCCGCCGTCGTGATCGCCCGCGCGGTCCCGGCGGAGTGCCTGCGCCACCCGCTCGCCACCACCCGACTGACCATGGACGCCGGGCCCTGGCGCCGGGCGCTCACCGAAACCCTGAACTTCCGCCGCGAAATGTACGAGGAGCTCGCATGA
- a CDS encoding ATP-binding protein: MTAPTVLRPHAEQDHAAELAALAAADDRAKPPNWNLSPWAVVEYLLGGTLADGTVITPKYVGPRRLIEVAVATLATDRALLLLGVPGTAKTWVSEHLSAAISGDSTLLVQGTAGTSEESIRYGWNYARLIAEGPSAAALVESPVLRAMRDGKLARLEELTRIPADVQDSLITILSEKTLPVPELGTEVQARPGFNLIATANNRDKGVNELSSALRRRFNTVVLPLPDSAEAEVEIVSRRVAELGASLKLPAEAAELAEIRRVVTVFRELRSGRTEDGRTAVKSPSGTLSTAEAISVLTGGLALAAHFGDGVLRPHDVAAGIHGAVVKDPVADRAIWIEYLETVVRERDGWADFYRAGQEIS, from the coding sequence ATGACCGCCCCCACCGTCCTCCGGCCGCACGCCGAACAGGACCACGCCGCCGAGCTGGCCGCCCTGGCCGCCGCCGACGACCGGGCGAAGCCGCCCAACTGGAACCTCTCGCCGTGGGCCGTCGTCGAGTACCTGCTCGGCGGCACCCTGGCCGACGGCACCGTGATCACCCCGAAGTACGTCGGCCCGCGGCGGCTGATCGAGGTCGCCGTCGCCACGCTGGCCACCGACCGCGCGCTGCTGCTGCTCGGCGTGCCCGGCACGGCGAAGACGTGGGTGTCCGAACACCTCTCCGCCGCCATCAGCGGCGATTCGACGCTGCTGGTGCAGGGCACCGCGGGCACGTCCGAGGAGTCGATCCGCTACGGCTGGAACTACGCCCGGCTGATCGCCGAGGGCCCGAGCGCCGCCGCACTGGTCGAAAGCCCGGTGCTGCGCGCGATGCGCGACGGCAAGCTGGCCCGGCTCGAAGAGCTGACGCGCATCCCGGCCGACGTCCAGGACTCGCTGATCACCATCCTGTCCGAGAAGACGCTGCCGGTCCCCGAGCTGGGCACCGAGGTGCAGGCGCGCCCTGGCTTCAACCTGATCGCGACGGCGAACAACCGCGACAAGGGCGTCAACGAGCTGTCGAGCGCCCTGCGGCGGCGGTTCAACACCGTCGTGCTGCCGCTGCCGGACAGCGCCGAAGCCGAGGTCGAGATCGTCAGCAGGCGGGTCGCCGAGCTGGGCGCGTCGCTGAAGCTGCCCGCCGAAGCCGCCGAGCTGGCCGAGATCCGCCGCGTGGTCACGGTGTTCCGCGAGCTGCGCTCGGGCCGCACCGAAGACGGCCGCACGGCGGTGAAGTCGCCGTCCGGCACCCTGTCGACCGCCGAGGCGATCAGCGTGCTCACCGGCGGGCTCGCCCTGGCCGCCCACTTCGGCGACGGCGTGCTGCGCCCGCACGACGTCGCGGCGGGCATCCACGGCGCCGTCGTCAAGGACCCGGTGGCCGACCGCGCGATCTGGATCGAGTACCTGGAAACCGTGGTCCGCGAACGTGACGGCTGGGCCGACTTCTACCGGGCGGGCCAGGAGATCTCTTGA
- a CDS encoding DUF5682 family protein — translation MTTHLLGIRHHGPGSARAVATRLAELEPDVVLIEGPPEADALVELTEDPAMQPPVALLAYAPDDVSRAAFWPFAVFSPEWQALTYARAAGIPVRFCDLPAAHTFAAPPGEHTGPPVDPLALLASAGGYDDPERWWDDVVESRRDSENPFEVIADAMTAVREDEKPPQGNEARREAYMRSVLRRTRKDGFENIAVVCGAWHVPALADPLPPASHDQAVLKGLPKRKVACTWVPWTHGRLATASGYGAGVRSPGWYHHLFTTADDVTTRWLAGVAAVLREEDLPVSTAHVIEAVRLAETLATLRGRSSAGLAEVTEATRSVLCGGDEVQVELVTRRLVVGERLGEVPDRVPQPPLAADLTATAKRLRLKKDPVVKELDLDLRTPGGLDRSKLLHRLRILGIEWGNREASARRNRGTFRETWALCWEPSFEVDLVAAAVYGTTVPSAATAAVRGTVEGTPPLDEVTTAVENCLLADLPEALPEALAALDARAAADADVARLMSALPALARATRYGNVRGTDTGALRAVADRMLDRICAGLPPAAHGIDDDAAARLAQLVDGVHDATSLLGDEPKERWLAALARLAERPSLPPLLAGRLTRILHDAGLFDALDVELRLGRALTPGVVPSAGAAYVEGFVDGGALLLVHDEGLLRVIDAWLAAIGSDVFTEVLPLLRRTFGAFSGPEKRAIGQRAAGLTGAARAVAPADALDEDRAELVLPVLATLLGVGA, via the coding sequence TTGACCACACACCTGCTCGGCATCCGCCACCACGGCCCGGGGTCCGCCCGGGCCGTGGCGACGCGGCTCGCCGAACTCGAACCCGACGTCGTCCTCATCGAGGGGCCACCCGAGGCCGATGCACTGGTCGAGCTCACCGAAGACCCGGCCATGCAGCCGCCGGTCGCACTGCTGGCCTACGCGCCCGACGACGTCTCGCGCGCCGCGTTCTGGCCGTTCGCGGTCTTCAGCCCCGAATGGCAGGCGCTCACCTACGCCCGCGCGGCCGGGATCCCGGTCCGGTTCTGCGACCTCCCGGCCGCGCACACGTTCGCCGCGCCGCCGGGCGAGCACACCGGCCCGCCGGTCGATCCGCTGGCCCTGCTGGCCTCGGCCGGCGGCTACGACGACCCGGAACGCTGGTGGGACGACGTCGTCGAGTCGCGGCGGGACAGCGAAAACCCGTTCGAGGTGATCGCCGACGCGATGACGGCGGTGCGCGAGGACGAGAAGCCGCCGCAGGGCAACGAAGCCCGGCGCGAGGCCTACATGCGCTCGGTGCTGCGGCGCACCCGCAAGGACGGCTTCGAGAACATCGCCGTCGTCTGCGGCGCGTGGCACGTGCCCGCGCTGGCCGACCCGCTGCCGCCGGCGTCGCACGACCAGGCCGTCCTCAAAGGACTCCCGAAGCGGAAGGTCGCGTGCACCTGGGTGCCGTGGACGCACGGGCGCCTCGCCACGGCCAGCGGCTACGGCGCGGGCGTCCGGTCGCCGGGCTGGTACCACCACCTCTTCACCACGGCCGACGACGTCACCACGCGCTGGCTGGCCGGCGTCGCCGCGGTGCTGCGGGAGGAGGACCTGCCCGTCTCGACCGCGCACGTCATCGAGGCGGTCCGCCTGGCCGAAACTCTGGCCACGCTGCGGGGCCGGTCGTCGGCCGGGCTCGCCGAGGTCACCGAAGCGACCCGGTCCGTGCTGTGCGGCGGCGACGAGGTGCAGGTCGAGCTCGTCACGCGGCGGCTGGTGGTCGGCGAACGGCTGGGCGAGGTACCCGACCGGGTGCCGCAGCCACCGCTGGCCGCGGACCTGACCGCGACCGCCAAGCGCCTGCGGCTCAAGAAGGACCCGGTCGTCAAGGAGCTCGACCTCGACCTGCGGACGCCGGGCGGGCTCGACCGCTCGAAGCTGCTGCACCGGCTGCGGATCCTCGGCATCGAGTGGGGCAACCGGGAGGCGTCGGCGCGGCGGAACCGGGGCACGTTCCGCGAGACGTGGGCGCTGTGCTGGGAACCGTCGTTCGAGGTCGACCTGGTCGCGGCGGCGGTGTACGGCACCACCGTGCCGTCGGCGGCCACCGCCGCGGTCCGGGGCACGGTCGAAGGCACGCCCCCGCTCGACGAGGTCACCACGGCCGTCGAAAACTGCCTCCTCGCCGACCTGCCGGAGGCGCTGCCCGAGGCGCTCGCGGCGCTCGACGCCCGGGCGGCGGCGGACGCGGACGTCGCCCGGCTGATGTCGGCCCTGCCCGCGCTGGCCAGGGCGACCCGCTACGGCAACGTCCGCGGCACCGACACCGGCGCGCTGCGGGCGGTCGCCGACCGGATGCTGGACCGGATCTGCGCCGGCCTGCCCCCGGCCGCACACGGCATCGACGACGACGCCGCGGCCCGGCTGGCCCAGCTGGTCGACGGCGTGCACGACGCGACCTCCCTGCTCGGCGACGAGCCGAAGGAGCGCTGGCTGGCGGCGCTGGCCCGGCTGGCCGAACGGCCGTCCCTGCCCCCGCTGCTGGCCGGGCGGCTCACCCGGATCCTGCACGACGCCGGGCTGTTCGACGCGCTCGACGTCGAACTGCGGCTGGGCCGGGCGCTGACGCCGGGCGTGGTGCCGTCGGCGGGCGCGGCGTACGTCGAAGGCTTCGTCGACGGCGGGGCACTGCTGCTGGTGCACGACGAAGGCCTGCTGCGGGTGATCGACGCGTGGCTGGCGGCGATCGGCTCCGACGTCTTCACCGAGGTGCTTCCGTTGCTGCGCCGCACTTTCGGCGCGTTCAGCGGGCCCGAGAAGCGGGCGATCGGGCAGCGCGCGGCCGGGCTCACCGGCGCCGCGCGGGCCGTGGCGCCGGCCGACGCACTGGACGAGGACCGGGCCGAGCTCGTGCTGCCGGTCCTGGCGACGCTCTTGGGGGTGGGAGCATGA
- a CDS encoding VWA domain-containing protein produces the protein MTDTDRLRRWRLVLGGDGAGPGSGLDGQLSDEDSGVDAVLAALYDKPDEEAAGGPRSASLGASAPRVARWLGDIRRYFPSTVVQVMQRDAVDRLGLTRMLLEKELLSAVEPDVHLVGTLLSLNSVLPEETKETAREVVRKVVTELEERLAERTRAAIRGALDKASRTHRPRPGDVDWARTIHANLRHYSPDLRTIVPEKLIGFGRRQQAVQRDVILAVDQSGSMAESVVYSGLFGAVLASMRALKTSFVAFDTEVADLTEHLADPVDVLFGTQLGGGTDINRAIAYCQGLVERPERTLLVLISDLYEGGDEEELLHRIAELAGAGVQVVTLLALSDSGAPSYDHENAAALAELGIPAFACTPDQFPELLAAAVRGDDLQGWVARESS, from the coding sequence ATGACGGACACCGATCGGTTGCGGCGCTGGCGGCTGGTGCTGGGCGGGGACGGCGCCGGCCCGGGGTCCGGTCTGGATGGTCAATTGTCCGATGAGGACAGTGGGGTGGACGCCGTGCTGGCCGCGCTCTACGACAAGCCCGACGAGGAGGCCGCGGGCGGGCCGCGCAGCGCGAGCCTGGGCGCGTCGGCGCCGCGGGTCGCGCGCTGGCTGGGCGACATCCGGCGGTACTTCCCGAGCACCGTCGTGCAGGTCATGCAGCGCGACGCCGTCGACCGGCTCGGGCTCACCCGGATGCTGCTGGAGAAGGAGCTGCTGTCGGCGGTCGAGCCGGACGTCCACCTGGTCGGCACCCTGCTGTCGCTGAACAGCGTGCTGCCCGAGGAGACCAAGGAGACCGCGCGGGAGGTCGTCCGCAAGGTCGTCACCGAGCTGGAGGAACGGCTCGCCGAGCGCACCCGCGCGGCGATCCGGGGCGCGCTGGACAAGGCGTCGCGCACGCACCGCCCGCGGCCCGGCGACGTCGACTGGGCGCGCACGATCCACGCGAACCTCAGGCACTACTCCCCCGACCTGCGCACGATCGTCCCGGAGAAGCTGATCGGCTTCGGCCGCCGTCAGCAGGCGGTGCAGCGGGACGTGATCCTGGCCGTCGACCAGTCGGGGTCGATGGCGGAGTCGGTGGTGTACTCGGGGCTGTTCGGCGCGGTGCTGGCGTCGATGCGGGCGCTGAAGACGTCGTTCGTCGCGTTCGACACGGAGGTCGCGGACCTCACCGAGCACCTCGCCGACCCGGTCGACGTCCTGTTCGGCACCCAGCTGGGCGGCGGCACGGACATCAACCGGGCGATCGCGTACTGCCAGGGCCTGGTCGAGCGCCCGGAGCGGACGCTGCTGGTACTGATCAGCGACCTCTACGAGGGCGGCGACGAAGAGGAGCTGCTGCACCGCATCGCCGAGCTGGCCGGCGCGGGGGTCCAGGTGGTGACGCTGCTGGCGCTGTCGGACTCGGGCGCCCCGTCGTACGACCACGAGAACGCGGCAGCACTGGCCGAGCTGGGCATCCCGGCCTTCGCGTGCACCCCCGACCAGTTCCCCGAGCTGCTGGCCGCGGCCGTACGCGGCGACGACCTGCAGGGGTGGGTGGCCCGCGAGAGCAGCTGA
- the rpmJ gene encoding 50S ribosomal protein L36, with protein sequence MKVRSSIRSLARQPGAQVIRRGNRVFVINKDNPRSKARQG encoded by the coding sequence ATGAAGGTCCGCAGCTCGATCCGTTCGCTCGCCCGCCAGCCGGGCGCCCAGGTCATCCGGCGCGGCAACCGCGTCTTCGTGATCAACAAGGACAACCCGCGCTCGAAGGCCCGCCAAGGCTGA